The following are encoded together in the Lagopus muta isolate bLagMut1 chromosome 7, bLagMut1 primary, whole genome shotgun sequence genome:
- the LOC125696263 gene encoding zinc finger protein 665-like, producing MKAVVKHVVKAHLCQECGKSFSKKGNLKRHQRVHTAEELFACGECGRHFTTRGHLRTHQSIHTGERSFCCGECGRSFRLEICLAAHRKTHTKGGPYLCAHCGKRLSTKIYFNIHMRTHTEKRPFACSECGKSFVKKGTLTAHKETHKREKPFQCPECSRCFGQSATLLAHQKIHLRGGPFICTECGKSLSTKRYFNVHQRNHAKEKPLKGHIEDAPLQVIQIKEETAFKSEENVLECVFNEGPKIPCDPKSPHGKIQTKEEPGPPACDAENITAIACQKLHIKEEPQENLDCGKLFDLSLMVLQGRQVKKERDSDGHHDQKGPVAGNRVLHVKEEPQKSTDSEIHCGQKPNPSATQRIQIEERTGVEDDHQERQSPRRKQKKCSQPTKEGTPEKSTSKKEPSTKQASKGERIFSCPECGKSFNQKSNLTRHQKIHTSEGPYKCSECGESFRMSRKLVRHQRAHMSEPVKCTECGKSFTQRSNLVRHQRIHTKEEPYQCPECEKTFNQKANLFRHQTIHVRMGPCKCTKCGKCFPQKRHLIKHQLLHSRGGAYKCGVCGKRYRLKKYLRRHQKIHAREGAGSNVKCGEDTRPGGGSHPTEQMTL from the coding sequence ATGAAGGCCGTGGTGAAGCACGTGGTGAAGGCACACCTGTGCCAGGAGTGCGGCAAGTCCTTCAGCAAGAAGGGCAACCTGAAGAGACACCAGCGCGTCCACACGGCGGAGGAGCTCTTCGCTTGCGGGGAGTGTGGCCGGCATTTCACCACCAGGGGCCACCTGAGGACCCACCAGAGCATCCACACCGGGGAGCGGTCCTTCTGCTGCGGGGAGTGCGGGCGTTCCTTCCGCCTGGAGATATGCCTGGCGGCCCACAGGAAGACACACACCAAGGGTGGGCCCTACCTCTGTGCCCACTGTGGCAAGAGGCTGAGCACAAAGATCTACTTCAACATCCACATGCGGACGCACACGGAGAAGAGGCCGTTCGCCTGCAGCGAGTGCGGGAAGAGCTTTGTGAAGAAGGGAACGCTCACAGCCCACAAGGAGACCCATAAGAGGGAGAAGCCCTTCCAGTGCCCCGAGTGCAGCAGATGCTTTGGACAGAGTGCCACGCTGTTGGCCCACCAGAAGATCCACCTTCGTGGAGGGCCTTTTATTTGCAccgagtgtgggaagagcttgaGCACCAAGCGGTATTTCAACGTCCACCAGAGGAACCATGCTAAGGAAAAGCCACTCAAGGGACACATTGAAGATGCGCCTCTCCAGGTCATACAGATTAAAGAGGAAACTGCCTTTAAGTCAGAAGAGAATGTGTTGGAGTGTGTGTTTAATGAAGGACCTAAAATCCCATGTGATCCAAAAAGCCCTCATGGGAAAATCCAAACGAAAGAGGAACCAGGACCACCCGCCTGCGACGCAGAAAACATCACTGCAATAGCCTGCCAGAAACTTCACATCAAGGAAGAACCACAAGAAAACCTGGACTGTGGAAAGCTCTTCGATCTCTCATTGATGGTTTTACAGGGAAGACAGGTTAAAAAGGAAAGGGATTCTGATGGGCACCATGACCAAAAAGGTCCCGTAGCTGGTAACAGGGTGCTCCACGTGAAGGAAGAACCACAGAAAAGCACTGACAGTGAGATCCACTGTGGTCAGAAGCCAAACCCGAGTGCCACCCAAAGGATCCAGATTGAAGAGCGAACTGGTGTGGAGGATGACCACCAGGAGAGACAGAGCCCACggaggaagcagaagaaatgcagtcAGCCCACCAAAGAGGGGACGCCAGAGAAATCCACATCCAAGAAAGAACCCTCAACAAAACAAGCTTCCAAAGGTGAACGGATATTCTCCTGTCCTGAGTGTGGCAAGAGTTTCAATCAGAAATCAAACCTGACCAGACACCAGAAGATCCACACGAGCGAGGGGCCATACAAGTGCAGCGAGTGCGGGGAGAGCTTCCGCATGAGCCGCAAACTGGTCCGGCACCAGCGAGCCCACATGAGCGAGCCTGTCAAATGCAccgagtgtgggaagagcttcaccCAGCGCTCCAACCTGGTTCGACATCAGAGGATTCACACCAAGGAGGAGCCCTACCAATGCCCTGAGTGCGAGAAGACCTTCAACCAGAAGGCCAATCTCTTCCGGCATCAAACGATCCACGTCCGCATGGGGCCTTGCAAATGCACCAAGTGTGGGAAATGCTTCCCCCAGAAGCGTCACCTCATTAAACATCAGCTGCTCCACTCCCGAGGTGGGGCCTACAAGTGTGGGGTCTGTGGGAAGCGCTACCGGCTGAAGAAGTATCTGAGGAGGCACCAGAAAATCCATGCGCGGGAAGGAGCTGGCTCCAACGTGAAATGTGGGGAGGACACAAGGCCTGGTGGTGGGTCTCACCCCACTGAGCAGATGACCCTGTGA